The sequence below is a genomic window from Synechococcales cyanobacterium T60_A2020_003.
TGGAAATAGTTGGCGTCTTCTAACTTCGTCGTCTCGTTTGGTTCCGCATAGCGAGAATAGAAAAATCCAGTTCCATCGGGTAACCAGGAGGCTCCTGAAAACTTGCTCCAAAGCAAATGATCCGCTAAGTCATCGCCCGTTTCAATGTCGCGAACCTTCCACTCTTTCCAGTCCGAGCCTGCTGTTGAGAGGGCATAGGCCAAAAAACGACCCTCTTCACTCACCGCAAGACCTGTGAGGGCAACGGTGCCATCGGTAGAGAGGGTATTGGGATCGAGAAGCACGGTCGGTTCAGCATCCAATGCCGTCAACGTGTACAGCACACTCTGATTTTGAAGTCCATCATTTTTGAAGTAGAAATAGCGATCGCCCCGATGAAACGGAATGCTGAATTTCTCGTAGTTCCATAGCTTCGTTAAGCGGTCTTGAATGGCGTGACGGGCAGGAATTTGATTTAGGAACTCAAAGGTGACGGCATTTTGCGCTTCGATCCAGTCTTTGGTTTGGGATGAATGGGGATCTTCTAGCCAGCGATAGGGATCTGCAACGGAAATGCCGTGGTAGATATCAACCTGATCACTCCGAACGCTGGGGGGATATACGAAGCGCTTCTGTTCCTCTGCCATGATCCAATTCACTCTAGCTGCTTCTTCCCACTCTAGCCCGTTTTCTTGGCTGCCGCGATCGGGAATCCAGTCTCCCGATCCGAAGCCTAAAACCAGGAATGGCAGCCGTTATAATAGTTAAGAATTACTAAACTTTTATCCTGAGCGATCGCACCTATGGCCATTTTTCGACAATACATCGCACCTCTTCTCATCGTGTTGACCTTTATCTTTGCGCTCGTAGCTGTGAGTTCTCGAAGTTTTCTCGCAGACGATATGGCAGCCCCTGCCCCCATCGAAGAGCCTGATGCTGTATCGGTTGTAATGCCGTCTACACCACAGCCCGTCCTATGAGTACTGGTCTAAGGGGTCGATGATGACCTTCCCGATTGAAGGTTATGTTCAACGGCGCGGTGCATGGCGCGATCGCACCCTTGTCAGTCAGTTTCTCAAACGAACCTACCAAGAGTTGTATCCCGATCAGTGCTTTGACCATCTAAATCGCACGGTCGAGCAATATTTTTCGTTGGAAACGCCGACTTGGTGGATCGCTCTCCAAACGGATCCGTCTACACCCATCGCAGGACTATGGATGGGAAATACGGTAGATCAGATTTCGGGCGATCGCCATGCCTATATCTTTATGCTTTTTGTAGAACCTGCCCACCGTCGGCGCGGTATCGGTTCAGCCCTGATGCAAACGGCAGAGGCATGGGCTGCCCATCGCGGCGATCGCCAAATTGGCCTCCAAGTTTTCACCGAAAATCGGGCGGCGATAAACCTTTACGAAACCCTGGGCTATCGTCCCCAAGCCATCTGGATGATTAAGCCTATTTCACAATGCTGACATCCTATCCTTTTTTCAGCGAGTTTCTTTAATATGGAGTATTAGCACGTCGCTGTTGAGGCATCATGAGCGCTTCCCGCCAGAGTCGCCAGAACCGTTTGTTCACCCCCCCCTTGCTCCCCTCTCCTGCCCAGCCTCGATCTCCCTATTGTTGGGAATCGAGCGATCGCCCGTCGGATATGTTTCCTTTTTTGATTCGCACGGCTCGTCCCCATGACCTCCGCGACCTGTCAGATCTGTTGGCCGACAGCTTTTACAAACCCGATGGTCAGGCCAGTTGGTTGTTTCCCCTCTTTCGGCTCGGCATTTACGAAGATTTGCGCCATCGCTTTCATGAGCAGGCACCTCACTACGCCTGCCTCGCCGCAGTTGACTACAGCACTCGTCTTAATCTTCAAGCAACGCTTGGGATATCGGACATCGTCGTCGGTACGATTGAACTGAGCGCCAAAACGCCAAAATTTTGGAATATGAGAACCGAGCCCTATCTCTATATTTCGAACTTAGCCGTGCGACCGACCCACCGACGGCAAGGCATTGCCCTAAAAATGCTAACGGCCTGTGAACAGATTGCCCTGGATTGGGGCTTTTCTGAGATTTATCTCCATGTCCTAGAAACGAATAAAGATGCCCGCAAGCTTTACAAAAAAGCAGGCTATCAAGCTGAAAGTATCGACACGGGCATTGGCAGCATTTTGTTTGGTAAACCTCGTCAACTCTTTTTGCGAAAGACTTTAACTTCCCAGTCGTAGCAGGTAGAGCGCTTTACTAAGTCTCTACCGAAATTTGTTAACCAATGCCGGGATCTCAGACGGTCGTGAGGCAACGGCTATTCCTGCTTTGCGAAATGCTGCAATCTTACGCTCCACCGTCCCTAACGTTTCACGCATTCCGCGCGGCTGCGCCGCAATAATTGCACCTGCGTGTCCCATCTGATGTCCACGGGGAGCCGTACGTCCCGCAATATAGGCCACCACAGGTTTATCAATCACATCTGCAATGTATCGCGCCGCCCTCTCCTCGGCATCGCCTCCAATTTCACCGACGAGAACAATCACCTCGGTTGCATCGTCTTCATCAAGGATTTGCAACCACTGCTGAAAGGATGATCCGACTATGCGATCGCCCCCAATGCCGACCGCAATGGACTGTCCTAACCCCGCACGGGTTAAGCCCAAGGCAATCTCGTAGGTGAGGGTTCCACTACGGCTCACAATCCCCACAGAACCGGGCGTGTAAAATTCAGGCGGATGGGTTCCCAGCAAAATCTGCCCTGGAACGATGATTCCGGGGCAGGTTGGCCCCACGAGTAAGGTTTCCGTTGCTTCGGCCTGCCGAATCAGCCGAATCAGATCAATCGATGGGACGCCTTCGGTCAGCAGAATAATTTGCCGAATGCCAGCGGCGATCGCCTCTAGGGCCGCATCTAGGGCTAGATAGGGCGGGGAAAAGATGACCGACGTATCAATCGCGCCCACGTGGGCGATCGCTTGCTCCACCGCATCAAAAATTGGCACACCGTCTAACGCCTCGCCACCATAGCCCGGACTCACACCCGCCATCACGCGGGTACCATAGCGACTCATCAGAGGGACATGGGTGACCCCTAAGGAATCGGTA
It includes:
- a CDS encoding GNAT family N-acetyltransferase gives rise to the protein MTFPIEGYVQRRGAWRDRTLVSQFLKRTYQELYPDQCFDHLNRTVEQYFSLETPTWWIALQTDPSTPIAGLWMGNTVDQISGDRHAYIFMLFVEPAHRRRGIGSALMQTAEAWAAHRGDRQIGLQVFTENRAAINLYETLGYRPQAIWMIKPISQC
- a CDS encoding GNAT family N-acetyltransferase, which encodes MSASRQSRQNRLFTPPLLPSPAQPRSPYCWESSDRPSDMFPFLIRTARPHDLRDLSDLLADSFYKPDGQASWLFPLFRLGIYEDLRHRFHEQAPHYACLAAVDYSTRLNLQATLGISDIVVGTIELSAKTPKFWNMRTEPYLYISNLAVRPTHRRQGIALKMLTACEQIALDWGFSEIYLHVLETNKDARKLYKKAGYQAESIDTGIGSILFGKPRQLFLRKTLTSQS
- a CDS encoding CoA-binding protein, producing the protein MSFTAANRVLVQGITDSLGVTHVPLMSRYGTRVMAGVSPGYGGEALDGVPIFDAVEQAIAHVGAIDTSVIFSPPYLALDAALEAIAAGIRQIILLTEGVPSIDLIRLIRQAEATETLLVGPTCPGIIVPGQILLGTHPPEFYTPGSVGIVSRSGTLTYEIALGLTRAGLGQSIAVGIGGDRIVGSSFQQWLQILDEDDATEVIVLVGEIGGDAEERAARYIADVIDKPVVAYIAGRTAPRGHQMGHAGAIIAAQPRGMRETLGTVERKIAAFRKAGIAVASRPSEIPALVNKFR